The following proteins are encoded in a genomic region of Natrinema sp. HArc-T2:
- a CDS encoding succinylglutamate desuccinylase/aspartoacylase family protein, whose product MTTTLGTASAGPGEIDTGRLEVGETRDGSSVGLPVAVVNGASSGKTLYMQAASDGDELNGVGVIQRVVPRLDPAELSGTILIVGIVNYHAFQVAEHRNPIDDTKMNRAYPGNETGTSSERIAAATFDAATRADLILDLHQGSTSQMLDEVRVRCGKRHRLHDQCLELAKAFGCGYVLDQKGPDGQLARTGPDEGIPTVDPELGGAVGWDEESIQKGVEGVFNVLRHYGFLEGNQPLETQTRASGFEQYGAPAGGLVTLEKELGDRVRPGETIFTVTTPFGEPKAEVTADSGGIFWRARRLPQVATGEYVCSVGTDIGQY is encoded by the coding sequence ATGACGACGACGCTCGGAACGGCGAGCGCGGGGCCCGGCGAGATAGACACGGGCCGTCTCGAGGTCGGCGAAACCCGGGACGGGAGTTCGGTTGGACTACCCGTCGCAGTGGTAAACGGAGCCTCCTCGGGGAAGACGCTCTACATGCAGGCGGCCAGCGACGGTGACGAACTCAACGGCGTCGGCGTCATCCAGCGCGTCGTCCCGCGACTGGATCCCGCCGAGCTTTCGGGGACGATCCTGATCGTTGGGATCGTCAACTACCACGCGTTTCAGGTCGCCGAACACCGCAACCCGATCGACGATACGAAGATGAACCGCGCTTACCCGGGCAACGAAACCGGCACCTCGAGCGAGCGGATCGCCGCCGCAACTTTCGACGCCGCAACCCGGGCAGATCTGATCCTCGACCTCCATCAGGGGTCGACCAGCCAGATGTTAGACGAGGTTCGCGTCCGCTGTGGGAAACGCCACCGCCTCCACGACCAGTGTCTCGAGCTGGCGAAGGCCTTCGGCTGTGGCTACGTCTTGGATCAGAAGGGACCGGATGGCCAGCTCGCCCGGACAGGCCCAGATGAGGGTATCCCGACCGTCGACCCCGAACTCGGTGGGGCCGTCGGCTGGGACGAGGAGAGCATTCAGAAGGGCGTCGAGGGCGTCTTCAACGTCCTCCGGCACTACGGCTTCCTCGAGGGTAACCAGCCCCTCGAGACCCAGACCCGTGCCAGTGGCTTCGAACAGTACGGCGCGCCCGCAGGCGGGCTAGTCACGCTGGAAAAGGAACTCGGCGACCGGGTGCGCCCCGGCGAGACGATCTTTACGGTGACGACTCCCTTCGGCGAACCGAAAGCCGAGGTGACAGCCGACAGCGGCGGAATCTTCTGGCGTGCACGACGCCTCCCGCAGGTCGCGACCGGCGAGTACGTCTGCTCGGTCGGCACCGACATCGGCCAGTACTGA
- a CDS encoding proline dehydrogenase family protein: MLPPIADRFVAGESPAEALEHVRRLNDNDVKAIINLLGEHYDDRNAVAADAAEYRRLVEDIAGSGLEACISVKPSQLGLDLGEDVFRSELTDIVDAAAERDVFVWIDMEDHTTTDATLDAFETVAREHGGGVGVCVQANLRRTRADVRRLADVPGKVRFVKGAYEPPADVAYTDGARVDQEYRTLLEDAFEHYDGGIAVGSHDPAMIEHAMALHERYGTDFEIQMLMGVREDAQYDLTDEYEVWQYVPYGDRWLSYFYRRVAERKENLGFALRAVLSG, from the coding sequence ATGCTCCCGCCGATCGCCGACCGGTTCGTTGCGGGTGAGTCTCCTGCGGAAGCGCTCGAGCACGTCCGCCGTCTGAACGACAACGACGTGAAGGCAATCATCAACTTGCTGGGCGAGCACTACGACGATCGCAACGCCGTCGCCGCTGACGCCGCCGAATACCGACGGCTCGTCGAAGACATCGCTGGCTCGGGACTCGAGGCCTGCATCTCCGTCAAACCCTCGCAGCTGGGACTGGACCTCGGCGAGGACGTTTTTCGATCAGAGCTGACAGATATCGTCGACGCAGCGGCCGAGCGCGACGTCTTCGTCTGGATCGACATGGAGGATCACACGACGACCGACGCGACCTTGGACGCCTTCGAAACCGTCGCCCGCGAGCACGGCGGTGGCGTCGGCGTCTGCGTACAGGCGAACCTCCGCCGGACGCGAGCGGACGTCAGACGGCTCGCGGACGTACCCGGCAAGGTCCGCTTCGTCAAGGGGGCCTACGAGCCGCCGGCAGACGTCGCCTACACGGACGGGGCGCGGGTCGATCAGGAGTATCGAACCCTGCTCGAGGATGCGTTCGAACACTACGACGGCGGCATCGCGGTTGGCAGTCACGATCCGGCGATGATCGAACACGCCATGGCCCTCCACGAGCGATACGGCACCGACTTCGAGATCCAGATGCTCATGGGCGTGCGCGAAGACGCCCAGTACGACCTGACCGACGAGTACGAGGTCTGGCAGTACGTTCCCTACGGCGACCGCTGGCTGTCGTACTTCTATCGGCGGGTCGCAGAACGGAAAGAGAACCTCGGATTCGCGCTTCGGGCCGTTTTGAGTGGATAA